Proteins encoded within one genomic window of Setaria italica strain Yugu1 chromosome IV, Setaria_italica_v2.0, whole genome shotgun sequence:
- the LOC101778526 gene encoding cyanidin 3-O-rutinoside 5-O-glucosyltransferase: MSPRPHFLVLTFPFQGHIAPALRLARRLLAAAPDALVTFSTTEAAHSRMFPAKPDDGGAEVPDDDEVGGRLEFLPFSDGTVAGYVRTGDPGAFNAYMARFHAAGARSVAGIVDAFAARGRPVSRVVYTLLLPWAADVARERGVPSALYWIQPVAVFAIYYHYFHGQDGVITEHRHDPSFVVELPGLAPQTIGDLPSFLTESTDPSNMFHSVFTGIRDLIETLDKESPKATVLANTCQEFELASLAAVGAHDVLPVGPVLPSGDESGIIKQDDAEYMEWLDAKPENSVVYVSFGSLASMAREQLDELLRGLEESGRPYLFVIRKDVKVALAEVEAEMMGRLKNGIAVEWCDQVRVLSHTAVGCFVTHCGWNSVLESVASGVPMVCVPRLSDQHMNAQLVVREWRVGVRAQVDDGGVLRAAEVRRCIDELMGNLEAAAEVRRMAGKWKRIAAEATAKGGSSDRNLMAFVDGARSTITTLSPCNTTH; encoded by the coding sequence ATGTCGCCGCGGCCGCACTTCCTCGTCCTCACCTTCCCGTTCCAGGGCCACATCGCCCCGGCGCTCCGCCTCGCCAGGCGCCTGCTGGCCGCGGCGCCCGACGCGCTCGTCACCTTCTCCACCACCGAGGCCGCGCACAGCCGCATGTTCCCGGCCAagcccgacgacggcggcgccgaggtCCCCGATGACGACGAAGTCGGCGGCCGCCTCGAGTTCCTCCCGTTCTCCGACGGCACGGTGGCCGGGTACGTCCGGACCGGCGACCCGGGCGCGTTCAACGCCTACATGGCGCGCTTCCACGCCGCGGGGGCGCGCAGCGTCGCGGGGATCGTGGACGCGTTCGCGGCGCGGGGCCGCCCGGTCTCCCGCGTCGTGTACACGCTCTTACTCCCGTGGGCGGCCGACGTCGCGCGGGAGCGCGGCGTCCCGTCCGCGCTCTACTGGATCCAGCCGGTCGCCGTGTTCGCCATCTACTACCACTACTTCCACGGCCAAGACGGCGTCATCACCGAGCACCGTCACGACCCGTCCTTCGTCGTGGAGCTCCCGGGCCTCGCGCCTCAGACCATCGGCGATCTGCCGTCCTTCCTGACCGAATCCACCGACCCTTCCAATATGTTCCACAGCGTCTTCACCGGGATCCGCGACCTGATCGAAACGCTTGACAAGGAAAGCCCCAAGGCCACCGTCCTCGCCAACACGTGCCAAGAGTTCGAGCtggcctccctcgccgccgtggGAGCGCACGACGTGCTTCCCGTCGGCCCGGTGCTCCCGTCCGGCGACGAGTCCGGCATCATCAAGCAGGACGACGCCGAGTACATGGAGTGGCTCGACGCCAAGCCGGAGAATTCCGTGGTCTACGTCTCCTTCGGGAGCCTGGCTTCGATGGCGAGGGAGCAGCTCGACGAGCTCCTCCGAGGCCTTGAGGAGAGCGGGAGGCCCTACCTCTTCGTCATACGGAAGGACGTCAAGGTGGCACttgcggaggtggaggcggagatgATGGGGCGTCTCAAGAACGGCATCGCGGTGGAGTGGTGCGACCAGGTGAGGGTGCTGTCCCACACGGCGGTGGGTTGCTTCGTGACGCACTGCGGCTGGAACTCGGTGCTGGAGAGCGTGGCGAGCGGGGTGCCCATGGTGTGCGTGCCCCGGCTGTCGGACCAGCACATGAACGCGCAGCTCGTCGTGCGCGAGTGGCGCGTCGGCGTGCGTGCGCAGGTGGACGATGGTGGCGTGCTGCGAGCggcggaggtgcggcggtgCATCGATGAGTTGATGGGGAATttggaggcagcggcggaggttAGGCGAATGGCGGGGAAGTGGAAGAGGATAGCCGCCGAGGCCACGGCGAAAGGAGGGTCGTCAGATCGTAATCTCATGGCTTTCGTGGATGGGGCAAGGAGCACAATTACTACACTCTCTCCTTGTAACACGACTCATTGA